In Primulina huaijiensis isolate GDHJ02 chromosome 16, ASM1229523v2, whole genome shotgun sequence, a single genomic region encodes these proteins:
- the LOC140961685 gene encoding protein GLUTAMINE DUMPER 1-like produces the protein MRTGGALFHTTHLSENTAAEATNTAKATFSPPATIQRSPWHSPVPYLFGGLAAMLGLIAFALLILACSYWRLSGQVNDGEGDGAASEKGESSSEDKALHVFEEKYLVIMAGEVKPTFLATPMSSRDSFFNDDQKLNGKETEKTKNPMNENQLTQTAEENTEETQGSQPSQEQIH, from the coding sequence ATGAGAACAGGCGGCGCGTTATTCCACACCACCCACCTCTCAGAAAACACCGCGGCAGAAGCCACCAACACCGCTAAGGCGACCTTCTCTCCGCCCGCCACCATCCAACGCTCTCCCTGGCACTCTCCTGTACCATACCTCTTCGGCGGCCTGGCCGCGATGCTTGGACTCATTGCCTTTGCTCTCTTGATCCTCGCCTGCTCTTACTGGAGACTCTCGGGCCAAGTGAATGACGGCGAAGGCGACGGCGCCGCCTCCGAGAAAGGGGAGAGCAGCTCTGAGGATAAGGCCTTGCATGTGTTCGAGGAGAAGTATTTGGTGATCATGGCCGGTGAAGTGAAGCCGACGTTCTTGGCTACGCCCATGTCCAGCAGGGATTCTTTTTTTAACGATGATCAGAAACTTAACGGCAAGGAAACTGAGAAGACGAAGAATCCGATGAACGAAAATCAATTAACACAAACGGCAGAAGAAAATACAGAAGAAACCCAAGGATCTCAACCGAGCCAAGAACAAATCCATTGA